AGTGGACTCATGGGTCCTGTCACTAACAGTCTCGTCTCTTCCTTGCTCCGGCGCCTCAGATGAACCCCGGAATAGATAGAGGAATTCTCCCTTTCTCGCGAACTTCAGTTCTTCCCGCACAACTTTTTCTAGATACCGATTGTCCGTTTTCAATCGACTAATGCGATCTCGAAGATCTTTGTTTTCTTCCAACAGCGCGACCGCTGTGGATTCAA
This Deltaproteobacteria bacterium DNA region includes the following protein-coding sequences:
- a CDS encoding septum formation initiator family protein, with the translated sequence MRIFKKLWLPTLLLSYVLLALSTAIGEHGFVHLWSLRQEQRSLESTAVALLEENKDLRDRISRLKTDNRYLEKVVREELKFARKGEFLYLFRGSSEAPEQGRDETVSDRTHESTTDAELPR